A genomic window from Pyxicephalus adspersus chromosome 2, UCB_Pads_2.0, whole genome shotgun sequence includes:
- the EFCAB10 gene encoding EF-hand calcium-binding domain-containing protein 10, whose amino-acid sequence MAASSREVECEEYLREHKIIDLVNNLTSLLLYHRPERPREFLISQLEKLKLARIADLDYPCLFDESNVEAVFGMLDPAGQGYITGTQYTEALKTLGIDITSLPAPPEKITLEVFKHDVRIHLKKMSATFKA is encoded by the exons ATGGCGGCGAGCAGCAGGGAGGTGGAATGTGAAGAATATCTCCGAGAACACAAAATCATAGATCTGGTCAACAACCTGACCAGCCTGCTGCTGTATCACCGGCCAG aAAGACCTAGAGAATTTCTCATATCCCAACTGGAAAAGCTGAAGCTTGCCAGGATTGCAGATTTGGATTATCCCTGTCTTTTTGATGAATCGAATGTGGAAGCAGTTTTTGGAATGCTGGACCCTGCTGGACAAGGTTACATAACAGGGACTCAGTACACTGAAG CTTTGAAAACCTTGGGCATAGATATTACCAGTTTACCTGCACCTCCAGAGAAAATCACACTGGAAGTCTTTAAACATGACGT GAGAATtcatctgaaaaaaatgtctgcaacATTTAAGGCATAA
- the RINT1 gene encoding RAD50-interacting protein 1 isoform X1 — translation MASCESEKQTVDSDNSDPERLGHRDKSDPYTCDLPFYVCEFVEKEVGNDFKSLPKVAALIETISKETKHLEEQVLTVSSEAPKRIQAALNNAEDTKSFLAALLERETTLSQSISQHLVEASPWMEDLGALIQQISEVERHLAYLKWISQIEELSDNIQQHLMTNNVSEATDTLVSMAELAIKLQHSSCTHLLKFIRSTVQFWHKILKDKITSDFEEVLNQLHWPFIGPHQSSIPASSSSSPAGLNEIYANLQTLFTQLLKLQVSDELISKPKQMPEKFSLPSSPPIILPMQIMLAPLQKRFRYHFTGNRQTNVLSKPEWYLTQVLMWISNHTKFLHDKIQPILVKAGSSVNAKMEFTRGLVMLVLEKLSADIPCLLYDDVLFCHLVDEVLLFQRELHSAHGYPSSLPNCMHILSEDTFFQRWLTVERKLALEKMDTVLSAEGAWASQYKDISDVDEMKFPDCAETFMTLLLVITDRYKNLPTAEKKLKFLELQKELVDDFRIRLTQVMKEESRALLDPKYCAILNAVNYIAAVLGDWADNVFFLQLQQAALEVCTDLHSSSKLQLGQLASMEISVFDDMINLLERLKNDMLSRQVEHVFREVKEAAKMYRKERWLSLPTQSEQAVMSLSSTACPMLLALRDRLLQLEQQLCHTLFKTVWQMLAEKLDLFIYQDIILANHFNEGGATQLQFDMSRNLFPLFSHYCKRPENYFKHVKEACIVLNLGIGSALLLRDLLQSAAHNAENTSINSKVPSATAALNELGIYKLAPQDVEILFNLRTNWPNTGK, via the exons ATGGCATCTTGTGAAAGTGAGAAGCAAACAGTCGATTCAGATAACAGTGATCCGGAGAGATTAGGTCACCGTGACAAGTCTGATCCATACACTTGTGATCTTCCATTCTATGTCTGTGAGTTTGTAGAAAAGGAGGTTGGAAATGATTTCAAGTCTCTGCCAAAGGTAGCTGCTCTTATTGAGACTATATCAAAAGAGACTAAGCACCTGGAAGAACAG GTTCTTACAGTCTCTTCTGAGGCTCCAAAACGAATTCAGGCTGCTTTGAACAATGCAGAAGATACCAAGTCCTTTCTGGCTGCTCTATTAGAAAGAGAGACTACTTTGTCTCAGTCCATCAGCCAACACCTAGTGGAGGCCTCACCATGGATGGAGGATCTAGGAGCCCTGATTCAGCAGATCAGTGAAGTGGAGCGCCATCTAGCCTACCTGAAATGGATCTCTCAAATTGAGGAGCTTAG TGATAACATTCAGCAACATCTGATGACCAACAATGTTTCTGAAGCTACAGATACATTGGTATCAATGGCTGAACTAGCTATTAAACTCCAGCATTCATCATGTACTCACCTACTGAAATTCATCCGTTCCACTGTTCAGTTCTGGCACAAAATCCTAAAGGACAAGATAACAag TGATTTTGAAGAAGTGTTAAATCAGTTGCACTGGCCTTTTATTGGTCCTCATCAATCCTCAATACCAGCTTCCTCATCATCCTCCCCAGCTGGACTTAATGAAATATACGCTAACCTGCAAACACTCTTCACTCAACTTCTTAAGCTTCAAGTTTC AGATGAACTAATAAGTAAACCTAAACAGATGCCAGAGAAATTTTCCCTTCCATCCTCTCCTCCTATCATTCTTCCCATGCAAATTATGTTAGCTCCTCTGCAGAAGAGGTTCCGCTATCATTTTACAGGCAATAGACAAACCAATGTTTTAAGCAAG CCTGAGTGGTACCTTACTCAAGTGCTCATGTGGATTTCAAACCACACTAAATTTTTACATGACAAGATTCAGCCAATTCTGGTTAAAGCAGGCTCCTCTGTAAACGCTAAG ATGGAGTTTACTCGTGGTCTTGTGATGTTGGTGCTGGAGAAGCTGTCTGCTgacattccatgtttgctgtatgATGATGTCCTTTTTTGCCATCTGGTAGATGAGGTGCTTCTGTTTCAAAGAGAACTACACTCTGCACATGGCTACCCGAGCAGTCTGCCAAACTGCATGCATATCCTATCTGAGGACACCTTTTTTCAGCGATGGCTTACCGTGGAAAGGAAAT TGGCTCTGGAGAAGATGGATACTGTGTTGTCTGCGGAGGGTGCCTGGGCTTCTCAATACAAAGATATTAGTGATGTGGATGAAATGAAATTTCCAGATTGTGCGGAGACATTTATGACTCTACTGCTTGTTATCACAG ACAGGTATAAGAACCTACCTACAGCAGAAAAGAAGCTGAAGTTTCTAGAATTGCAGAAGGAACTAGTTGATGACTTTAGGATTCGTCTAACACAAGTGATGAAGGAGGAGAGTAGAGCTTTGCTAGATCCTAAATACTGTGCAATCCTCAATGCTGTCAACTACATAGCAGCTGTGCTGGGTGACTGGGCTGACAATGTT TTCTTTTTACAACTGCAGCAGGCTGCATTGGAGGTTTGCACTGACCTTCATTCTAGCAGTAAGCTTCAGCTGGGACAGCTGGCTTCAATGGAAATATCTGTCTTTGATGATATGATTAACCTCCTCGAGAGACTAAAAAATGACATGCTAAGTCGTCAGGTAGAACATGTCTTCAGAGAAGTAAAAGAAGCAGCAAAGATGTACAGGAAAGAAAG GTGGCTGTCACTGCCGACACAGTCAGAACAAGCCGTGATGTCACTTTCTAGCACAGCCTGTCCTATGCTGCTAGCACTCAGAGATCGCCTCCTACAACTAGAGCAACAACTCTGTCACACTTTGTTTAAAACTGTCTGGCAGATGCTTGCAGAAAAGCTGGATTTATTCATATATCAAGAT ATTATTTTGGCAAATCATTTTAACGAAGGAGGAGCAACACAACTGCAGTTTGATATGTCCCGGAATCTCTTTCCATTGTTTTCACACTACTGCAAGAGACCAGAGAATTACTTTAAGCA TGTAAAGGAGGCATGCATCGTCCTCAACCTGGGTATAGGTTCAGCGCTGCTCCTGAGGGATCTGTTACAGTCTGCAGCACACAATGCGGAAAATACCTCCATCAACAGCAAAGTGCCGTCTGCTACAGCAGCTCTAAATGAACTTGGAATCTACAAGCTGGCACCTCAGGATGTGGAAATTCTTTTCAATCTACGAACTAATTGGCCGAATactggaaaatga
- the RINT1 gene encoding RAD50-interacting protein 1 isoform X3 → MASCESEKQTVDSDNSDPERLGHRDKSDPYTCDLPFYVCEFVEKEVGNDFKSLPKVAALIETISKETKHLEEQVLTVSSEAPKRIQAALNNAEDTKSFLAALLERETTLSQSISQHLVEASPWMEDLGALIQQISEVERHLAYLKWISQIEELSDNIQQHLMTNNVSEATDTLVSMAELAIKLQHSSCTHLLKFIRSTVQFWHKILKDKITSDFEEVLNQLHWPFIGPHQSSIPASSSSSPAGLNEIYANLQTLFTQLLKLQVSDELISKPKQMPEKFSLPSSPPIILPMQIMLAPLQKRFRYHFTGNRQTNVLSKPEWYLTQVLMWISNHTKFLHDKIQPILVKAGSSVNAKMEFTRGLVMLVLEKLSADIPCLLYDDVLFCHLVDEVLLFQRELHSAHGYPSSLPNCMHILSEDTFFQRWLTVERKLALEKMDTVLSAEGAWASQYKDISDVDEMKFPDCAETFMTLLLVITDRYKNLPTAEKKLKFLELQKELVDDFRIRLTQVMKEESRALLDPKYCAILNAVNYIAAVLGDWADNVFFLQLQQAALEVCTDLHSSSKLQLGQLASMEISVFDDMINLLERLKNDMLSRQVEHVFREVKEAAKMYRKERLFWQIILTKEEQHNCSLICPGISFHCFHTTARDQRITLSM, encoded by the exons ATGGCATCTTGTGAAAGTGAGAAGCAAACAGTCGATTCAGATAACAGTGATCCGGAGAGATTAGGTCACCGTGACAAGTCTGATCCATACACTTGTGATCTTCCATTCTATGTCTGTGAGTTTGTAGAAAAGGAGGTTGGAAATGATTTCAAGTCTCTGCCAAAGGTAGCTGCTCTTATTGAGACTATATCAAAAGAGACTAAGCACCTGGAAGAACAG GTTCTTACAGTCTCTTCTGAGGCTCCAAAACGAATTCAGGCTGCTTTGAACAATGCAGAAGATACCAAGTCCTTTCTGGCTGCTCTATTAGAAAGAGAGACTACTTTGTCTCAGTCCATCAGCCAACACCTAGTGGAGGCCTCACCATGGATGGAGGATCTAGGAGCCCTGATTCAGCAGATCAGTGAAGTGGAGCGCCATCTAGCCTACCTGAAATGGATCTCTCAAATTGAGGAGCTTAG TGATAACATTCAGCAACATCTGATGACCAACAATGTTTCTGAAGCTACAGATACATTGGTATCAATGGCTGAACTAGCTATTAAACTCCAGCATTCATCATGTACTCACCTACTGAAATTCATCCGTTCCACTGTTCAGTTCTGGCACAAAATCCTAAAGGACAAGATAACAag TGATTTTGAAGAAGTGTTAAATCAGTTGCACTGGCCTTTTATTGGTCCTCATCAATCCTCAATACCAGCTTCCTCATCATCCTCCCCAGCTGGACTTAATGAAATATACGCTAACCTGCAAACACTCTTCACTCAACTTCTTAAGCTTCAAGTTTC AGATGAACTAATAAGTAAACCTAAACAGATGCCAGAGAAATTTTCCCTTCCATCCTCTCCTCCTATCATTCTTCCCATGCAAATTATGTTAGCTCCTCTGCAGAAGAGGTTCCGCTATCATTTTACAGGCAATAGACAAACCAATGTTTTAAGCAAG CCTGAGTGGTACCTTACTCAAGTGCTCATGTGGATTTCAAACCACACTAAATTTTTACATGACAAGATTCAGCCAATTCTGGTTAAAGCAGGCTCCTCTGTAAACGCTAAG ATGGAGTTTACTCGTGGTCTTGTGATGTTGGTGCTGGAGAAGCTGTCTGCTgacattccatgtttgctgtatgATGATGTCCTTTTTTGCCATCTGGTAGATGAGGTGCTTCTGTTTCAAAGAGAACTACACTCTGCACATGGCTACCCGAGCAGTCTGCCAAACTGCATGCATATCCTATCTGAGGACACCTTTTTTCAGCGATGGCTTACCGTGGAAAGGAAAT TGGCTCTGGAGAAGATGGATACTGTGTTGTCTGCGGAGGGTGCCTGGGCTTCTCAATACAAAGATATTAGTGATGTGGATGAAATGAAATTTCCAGATTGTGCGGAGACATTTATGACTCTACTGCTTGTTATCACAG ACAGGTATAAGAACCTACCTACAGCAGAAAAGAAGCTGAAGTTTCTAGAATTGCAGAAGGAACTAGTTGATGACTTTAGGATTCGTCTAACACAAGTGATGAAGGAGGAGAGTAGAGCTTTGCTAGATCCTAAATACTGTGCAATCCTCAATGCTGTCAACTACATAGCAGCTGTGCTGGGTGACTGGGCTGACAATGTT TTCTTTTTACAACTGCAGCAGGCTGCATTGGAGGTTTGCACTGACCTTCATTCTAGCAGTAAGCTTCAGCTGGGACAGCTGGCTTCAATGGAAATATCTGTCTTTGATGATATGATTAACCTCCTCGAGAGACTAAAAAATGACATGCTAAGTCGTCAGGTAGAACATGTCTTCAGAGAAGTAAAAGAAGCAGCAAAGATGTACAGGAAAGAAAG ATTATTTTGGCAAATCATTTTAACGAAGGAGGAGCAACACAACTGCAGTTTGATATGTCCCGGAATCTCTTTCCATTGTTTTCACACTACTGCAAGAGACCAGAGAATTACTTTAAGCA TGTAA
- the RINT1 gene encoding RAD50-interacting protein 1 isoform X2: MASCESEKQTVDSDNSDPERLGHRDKSDPYTCDLPFYVCEFVEKEVGNDFKSLPKVAALIETISKETKHLEEQVLTVSSEAPKRIQAALNNAEDTKSFLAALLERETTLSQSISQHLVEASPWMEDLGALIQQISEVERHLAYLKWISQIEELSDNIQQHLMTNNVSEATDTLVSMAELAIKLQHSSCTHLLKFIRSTVQFWHKILKDKITSDFEEVLNQLHWPFIGPHQSSIPASSSSSPAGLNEIYANLQTLFTQLLKLQVSDELISKPKQMPEKFSLPSSPPIILPMQIMLAPLQKRFRYHFTGNRQTNVLSKPEWYLTQVLMWISNHTKFLHDKIQPILVKAGSSVNAKMEFTRGLVMLVLEKLSADIPCLLYDDVLFCHLVDEVLLFQRELHSAHGYPSSLPNCMHILSEDTFFQRWLTVERKLALEKMDTVLSAEGAWASQYKDISDVDEMKFPDCAETFMTLLLVITDRYKNLPTAEKKLKFLELQKELVDDFRIRLTQVMKEESRALLDPKYCAILNAVNYIAAVLGDWADNVFFLQLQQAALEVCTDLHSSSKLQLGQLASMEISVFDDMINLLERLKNDMLSRQVEHVFREVKEAAKMYRKERWLSLPTQSEQAVMSLSSTACPMLLALRDRLLQLEQQLCHTLFKTVWQMLAEKLDLFIYQDSVSCNL, encoded by the exons ATGGCATCTTGTGAAAGTGAGAAGCAAACAGTCGATTCAGATAACAGTGATCCGGAGAGATTAGGTCACCGTGACAAGTCTGATCCATACACTTGTGATCTTCCATTCTATGTCTGTGAGTTTGTAGAAAAGGAGGTTGGAAATGATTTCAAGTCTCTGCCAAAGGTAGCTGCTCTTATTGAGACTATATCAAAAGAGACTAAGCACCTGGAAGAACAG GTTCTTACAGTCTCTTCTGAGGCTCCAAAACGAATTCAGGCTGCTTTGAACAATGCAGAAGATACCAAGTCCTTTCTGGCTGCTCTATTAGAAAGAGAGACTACTTTGTCTCAGTCCATCAGCCAACACCTAGTGGAGGCCTCACCATGGATGGAGGATCTAGGAGCCCTGATTCAGCAGATCAGTGAAGTGGAGCGCCATCTAGCCTACCTGAAATGGATCTCTCAAATTGAGGAGCTTAG TGATAACATTCAGCAACATCTGATGACCAACAATGTTTCTGAAGCTACAGATACATTGGTATCAATGGCTGAACTAGCTATTAAACTCCAGCATTCATCATGTACTCACCTACTGAAATTCATCCGTTCCACTGTTCAGTTCTGGCACAAAATCCTAAAGGACAAGATAACAag TGATTTTGAAGAAGTGTTAAATCAGTTGCACTGGCCTTTTATTGGTCCTCATCAATCCTCAATACCAGCTTCCTCATCATCCTCCCCAGCTGGACTTAATGAAATATACGCTAACCTGCAAACACTCTTCACTCAACTTCTTAAGCTTCAAGTTTC AGATGAACTAATAAGTAAACCTAAACAGATGCCAGAGAAATTTTCCCTTCCATCCTCTCCTCCTATCATTCTTCCCATGCAAATTATGTTAGCTCCTCTGCAGAAGAGGTTCCGCTATCATTTTACAGGCAATAGACAAACCAATGTTTTAAGCAAG CCTGAGTGGTACCTTACTCAAGTGCTCATGTGGATTTCAAACCACACTAAATTTTTACATGACAAGATTCAGCCAATTCTGGTTAAAGCAGGCTCCTCTGTAAACGCTAAG ATGGAGTTTACTCGTGGTCTTGTGATGTTGGTGCTGGAGAAGCTGTCTGCTgacattccatgtttgctgtatgATGATGTCCTTTTTTGCCATCTGGTAGATGAGGTGCTTCTGTTTCAAAGAGAACTACACTCTGCACATGGCTACCCGAGCAGTCTGCCAAACTGCATGCATATCCTATCTGAGGACACCTTTTTTCAGCGATGGCTTACCGTGGAAAGGAAAT TGGCTCTGGAGAAGATGGATACTGTGTTGTCTGCGGAGGGTGCCTGGGCTTCTCAATACAAAGATATTAGTGATGTGGATGAAATGAAATTTCCAGATTGTGCGGAGACATTTATGACTCTACTGCTTGTTATCACAG ACAGGTATAAGAACCTACCTACAGCAGAAAAGAAGCTGAAGTTTCTAGAATTGCAGAAGGAACTAGTTGATGACTTTAGGATTCGTCTAACACAAGTGATGAAGGAGGAGAGTAGAGCTTTGCTAGATCCTAAATACTGTGCAATCCTCAATGCTGTCAACTACATAGCAGCTGTGCTGGGTGACTGGGCTGACAATGTT TTCTTTTTACAACTGCAGCAGGCTGCATTGGAGGTTTGCACTGACCTTCATTCTAGCAGTAAGCTTCAGCTGGGACAGCTGGCTTCAATGGAAATATCTGTCTTTGATGATATGATTAACCTCCTCGAGAGACTAAAAAATGACATGCTAAGTCGTCAGGTAGAACATGTCTTCAGAGAAGTAAAAGAAGCAGCAAAGATGTACAGGAAAGAAAG GTGGCTGTCACTGCCGACACAGTCAGAACAAGCCGTGATGTCACTTTCTAGCACAGCCTGTCCTATGCTGCTAGCACTCAGAGATCGCCTCCTACAACTAGAGCAACAACTCTGTCACACTTTGTTTAAAACTGTCTGGCAGATGCTTGCAGAAAAGCTGGATTTATTCATATATCAAGAT AGTGTTTCCTGCAACCTTTAA